One region of Zingiber officinale cultivar Zhangliang chromosome 7B, Zo_v1.1, whole genome shotgun sequence genomic DNA includes:
- the LOC122005131 gene encoding transcription termination factor MTERF9, chloroplastic-like, with the protein MRPSIIRRSGVLASLRSGCHTFFFSSSIFPDAAAKADGPSSKPLSMAEYLVRSWGFSAAEASKVSKLSRVKSTQKADVVLNFLRSQGFEDSHIKKIVILFPDFIVYDVKNNLAPKLRSFVDMGFSKSDTIEIIASNPSMLTLNLKRSILPKLEIWERLFGSRELLVKIVKKNRWCLWYSLEKRILPNLKFLREECGISEDRVSRAARYHPGFVGQKPEALHVLVDRADEMGMPRLSPMYLWALYILQTVSKEKVEAKRNLLMSLGWSQTDFSEAFRKSPSFLSLSVDDLRKKMHFYVKEVGYTPLLMAKSPSLLGYSLKKRAIPRFRVVEMLKLKRLWTVKYKFTSLLTFSDKKFVEKFVIPYKEKVPEVVKILEGQE; encoded by the coding sequence ATGCGGCCCTCGATCATACGCCGCAGCGGCGTCTTGGCCTCCTTGCGATCCGGCTGCCACacatttttcttctcttcctcgatTTTCCCGGATGCTGCCGCCAAGGCGGATGGTCCGTCCTCCAAACCACTTTCCATGGCCGAATACCTAGTCCGCTCGTGGGGCTTCTCCGCCGCCGAGGCATCCAAGGTCTCCAAACTATCCCGCGTCAAATCCACCCAGAAAGCCGACGTTGTTCTCAACTTCTTGAGATCCCAGGGCTTCGAGGATTCCCATATCAAGAAGATCGTCATTCTCTTCCCTGATTTCATTGTCTACGATGTGAAGAATAATCTGGCCCCAAAGTTACGATCTTTTGTGGATATGGGTTTCTCGAAGTCTGACACAATCGAGATCATTGCATCGAATCCCTCCATGCTTACCCTTAACCTGAAACGTTCTATACTCCCCAAGTTGGAGATATGGGAAAGACTCTTTGGATCGAGGGAGCTTCTCGTCAAGATTGTCAAGAAGAATCGTTGGTGTCTCTGGTACAGCCTTGAGAAAAGAATACTTCCTAACTTAAAGTTCCTGAGGGAAGAATGCGGTATTTCTGAAGATAGAGTGTCTCGAGCAGCGAGATACCACCCAGGATTTGTTGGCCAGAAACCAGAAGCACTTCATGTTTTGGTCGATAGAGCCGATGAGATGGGGATGCCTAGGCTATCTCCAATGTATCTATGGGCCCTTTACATTCTCCAAACTGTCAGTAAAGAAAAAGTCGAGGCTAAGCGCAACCTGTTGATGAGCCTTGGTTGGTCGCAGACAGACTTCTCCGAGGCATTCAGGAAGTCGCCAAGTTTCTTGTCTCTATCCGTGGACGACCTACGCAAAAAGATGCATTTTTATGTCAAGGAAGTTGGTTACACACCTCTCCTAATGGCCAAAAGTCCGTCCCTTCTCGGATATAGTTTGAAGAAGAGGGCGATTCCTCGGTTTCGTGTGGTGGAAATGTTGAAATTGAAAAGGTTATGGACTGTTAAGTACAAGTTTACTTCTCTTTTGACGTTCTCAGATAAGAAGTTCGTGGAGAAGTTTGTTATCCCCTATAAAGAAAAGGTCCCTGAAGTGGTTAAGATTTTGGAGGGCCAGGAATGA